A window of Bombina bombina isolate aBomBom1 chromosome 5, aBomBom1.pri, whole genome shotgun sequence genomic DNA:
AGGCTAAAAGTCAGCTGGCCAGATGCTTGGGCTTTAGTCCAACCTACAGGGGGTGTCTCAGAGGTCTGTGGATTGGTGCCAGAACTATTACATAAGTTAACAGTATAAAGAAGGGTACTTTTGAGCAATGTGTCGAGAGATCGTACGTGCTGATGGACGCATCAGGCAGTGTTGTTCTGAAGACCACCATCTACTGGCCAATTGCCCAAAAGACCTCTCCCAATCGCCACATGCAATGAAGGATTATAAGAATCACGGTGGAACTGTGATGTATTAATTGTTGTATAAGATTGTGCTTAGATTGTAGAATATAAGTAAAGTAACTTGATTTTCACaagtaacatacgcctagattccgagtttttgtcggtaaggctgtgcggtgctaacgaacagttttgtctcaccgctcacctacagacaacgctggtattgcaggtttttataaacccagcgttagccgcagaaaagtgagaggagagcaaaatttacggtagtggtgagctggtaaaacgtgctcgtgcacgatttccccctaggaatcaatggggcagagccggttgaaaaaaaaacgaacacctacaaaaaagcagcgtacagctcttaacgcagccccattgattcctatggggaaataaaatttatctctacacctaactccctaacataaaccccgagtctaaacacccctaatcttacacttcttaacccctgatccgccgcccccgacatcgccgacacctgcattatattattaacccctaatctgccactccggacaccgccgccacctacattatagttatgaacccctaatctgctgcccccaacatcgccgacatctacattatatttattaacccctaatctgctgcccccaatgtcgccgcaacctaactacgattattaacccataatctgccgcccccaacatattaaagttattagcccctaaaactaagtctaaccctaaccccctaacttaaatataatatacataaatctaaatacaattactacaatgaactaaattattcctatttaaaactaaatacttacctataaaataaaccctaagatagctacaatgtaactaatagttacattgtatctagcttagggtttatttttattttacaggcaagtttgtatttattttaactaggtagaatagttattaactagttattaactatttaatagctacctagttaaaataaatacaaatttacctgtaaaataaaacctaacctaagttacaattacaactaacactacactataattaaattaattccctaaactaactacaattaattacaattaaataaaatgatctaaagtacagaaaacaaacacacactaaattacagaaaatattaaaataattacaagtttttaaaactaattacacctaatctaatccccctaataaaataaaaaagccccccaaaataataaaaagccctaccctatactaaattacaaatagcccttaaaagggccttttgcagggcattgcaccaaagtaatcagctcttttacctgtaaaaaaaagtacaataccccccaacattaaaacccaccacccacacacccaaccctactctaaaacccacccaatacccccttaaaaaaacctaacactaaccccctgaagatcaccctaccttgagaagtcttcacccaaccgggccgaagtcctcaacgaagccgggcgaagtggtcctccaggcgggcagaagtcttcatccagacggcatcttctatcttcatccatccggcgcagagcgtgtccatcttcaatcgACGTGCAACtgaagattgaaggttcctttaaatgacgtcatccaagatgtcgtcctttgaattccgattggctgatagaattctatcagccaatcgtaattaaggtagaaaaaatcctattggctgatgcaatcagccaataggattgagcttgcattctattggctgatccaatcagccaatagaatgccagctcaatcctattggctgaatggatcagccaataggatgtcttgaagatggacccgctccgcgccggatggatgaagatagaagatgccgcctggatgaagacttctacccatctggaggaccaattcgccctgcttcgttgaggacttcggcccggttgggtgaagacttaaggtagggtgatcttcagtgctatttttttttaagggggtattgggtgggttttagagtagggttgggtgtgtgggtggtgggttttaatgttggggggtattgtactttttttttttttaataatttttttattgaggttttgcataaatgtatacacacatgaATAAATGGTACACTCTTCATAGAACACAATACCATGACAAGTAAGTGATATAACAAATAAGAGTAAAAATACATGTTGTAAAATGAGCTTCTGAAACCTCGGGTTTATATATAATAACTTTAACAGATTACTAATTAGCCGGTCTTATGTGGACCTTTTGATATAGGACCGGCTGGTAAGTAATATTAGTCATAAAAAGGACCCCATAATGTCCAATCACACCAGGGGGTTATAAGTTAAttatcagcggataagcaccgcttagGTTAATAAAAGATAAATGGAAGCTAAAGTAATATCTAAAGGAACCGGAAATATAAATAAGCAAATTATCAACAAAGTACTCTCTGAAGATAAAGGGAGTGTAATATTAAGGGAAAGGCACTTTAAAGCATGAAGGGGGTATAAACCTTCATACTAAATACTGTCAACCGGATGGGAACTAGGCATATATAATAGTTGTACTGCAATATCTCCAGTAGGGTATATCATTCTCTTTGCTATCTGGTATTAAAGGACACACAGTTTTAAACCCAATAAACTAAAATGTATCAACAAAGCATGTTAACAGCAATGAGTGATAAAGAGAGCAAATTTGCATAATATTCTGGGACCTCCATTTCAGGATGGCCATACCCCACTGGGATGGCTACTAGGCTAATCCCATATAGGTCATATAATTATGTAGTCGAAGTGCATAGGACAATCACATATGTGGCCACATTTGGGTTTTATGAAATATGAATGACCAATAGATTATAGGATCAGTACTAACCAAGGGTAAAAGGGgggtgcaaaaataaaaaaaagatacactTTTAGGGGACAGTGCAGTTATGAACCTTCCTATGAATTCACATCCACAAGATGAGacctaaaaattcataaaaatattcttGCAATATCCTACATAAGGCGCATCACTCTCACTCCTCTCCCTAGTTATAAATGTCACATAATTATAAGCACAACCACTAACAATGTATTAGTTAAATATACTAAGCTTAATGTGTGATAGAGAAAGCAGCATAGCATAATCTTCTGGGTCCACAGTTTCACAATAGCCATAGCCCCGTGGGGTGAGTACTAGCCTGTGGTTATGTGACTATAGTAGCTATAGTAGTCTCATAAGTGGCCATTCTTGGGTCACATgataagatataaataaataagaggTTACCTGTCTATAAGTTGAGACCTAGAAACATATAGTAACATTGATATAGGATTCCTAGTGGGGTATATAGATAGCAATGTAATTAAGACCCCCTTTGATGAACACTCTTAGTTTCACTGAAGAGTAACCTGTGTACAGGTCATTAACTGcaatattaggcttttttttttggggggggtgaagTATATAGGGTGAGTTTCTATCAGGCATTAATCTATCTCACGTACTGATTTATAGAAAAGTTAATAGAAAGTGCTATGTGGTACTAATGGGATACTCTAAGTATAATACTGGCGCAAATGCTGAAAGTATTTTGATAGCTGTTCAGTCAGCGTGACAATACATCCCTCTCTAAGAGAACTTGCGTGGATCAATGGCATGTGAAGAAATCAAGTCAATACAAAATGTATAGGGGAGATAATGTAGTGCACAAACTGCACCTAGGTACTTGTAAAAAAAATCAAATGCATTATTTCCAGCAAATTAAGCAGATTGTATTAACAGGCGCAGCTATCGAAGGACCTATAAGGAACAGTGTTAAGTCAGAGCATGCAGCAGTGCAACAATGTTAGAGTGTGCAATATACAGGAACAATAACATAGTATATGAGAAAAATAGAGCAACAGTTCAACATTACCAACTCTggaaaataactatcaattatttAGCTTGAGGAAGCTGATAAGAGAGTCACTAAGTATAATAGCAACTGTTCAGCTAGTATGAGCCCCATGGCAATCTCTGCTCAACCTACGCCAGACGCTGTAAGCTGATCTACCATTTGTGAGTCATGGCGACATGATGGAGATTGTATTAAGAGGCTCCAAGACCTCCACCCCATTGGCAAATATAGTTGACTAGAGGTATCGCAGGGGAGCAGGTTTAAGTCGACGGGCTTTGCATGTCTTGCAGTGTTTCGCCACCTAGAAGCATCAAGGCAAAGTCGGGATGCATTCCTCCTCCCTTTCTCAGTACGGGTCTGTGTCTTAGCGTTCCATACTTTGAATGCGTTTGTCAGAAGGCCGGCCGCACCATCTGACTTATAAAGCAGTGGGGACTCCTGATGGGTTCTCTCCCATAACAAAATGAGGGCAGGCTCCGTCACATTAGGAGTAGTACCATAGTCGCTCATTAGTGGAGAAAGAGTCTGCTCTTCCCCCGCCCAGTGGAATGGCAATGAGCAATATTGATTGTTACTTGTCTTGGGGCAGGGGGTACTCAGAGCTGGTTTTGACTCTGTGCACTGTGTTAAATTTTCTCTATGTTCCACCATCTTGGGAGTATCTTTAAATTCAGTCCCCACAGGGCCTCTGAGAATACACTGGAGATCGTAGAAGTTACTTTGCATCTTCGCATCCAGCCTTATGAGAAGTGTTTTCAACTCTGTAAGATAGTCCCCCTCCATTATAGCAATAACACCTATGCTTCAAAACTTCAGCAGTATTAGCGTCGCTCTAACCCGGCTGATCGAGGGGGGGGGAGTGTTAGAAGTTCACGTGTAGGCCGCAGTCTATGGTCCAGACGGGCTTAATCAGTTCATTGAGTCCATGAAAGTAGATTTGGTCATACTGGATCAGCCCTGGTAAATTGTGAATAAATGTCACACGCTTAGGCTAAAGTAAGGCCAATTTTCTTGACAAAAAAGTATATTGTTAGCAAAAGTTTCAAGGAGCTTCATGAAGGAGCTTCATGAAGTGCGACCTCTCCTGAACGTTGTGTAGCCACGCCCccggtattgtactttttttatagctaaaagagttgattactttggggcaatgccccgcaaaaggcccttttaagggctatttgtaatttagtataggtagggctttttattattttggggggcatttaatatagttgcagcaacgttgggggcggcagattaggggttaataaatgtaggtaggtgtcggcgatgttagggacggcagattaggggttaataaaatgtaactagtgtttgcgatgcgggagtacggcggtttaggggttaatatatttattatagtggcggcgatctccggtttggcagattaggggttaaaaaatttattatagtgtttgcgatgtggggggcctcggtttaggggttaataggtagtttatgggtgttagtgtactttttagcactttagttaagagttttatgttacggcgttagcccataaaactactactgacttttaaatgcggtacgagtcttgacaggagaggctgtaccgctcacttttaggaagacttataatcccggcgttaggcaaatcccattgaaaatataggatacgcaattgacgtaagtggcttTGCGGTAGTTTCGAGtagcgccaaaaaagtgagcggtacacctgtacctgcaagactcataataccagtgggcgttaaaaagcagcgttgggatctctcaacgctgctttttaaccctaacgcaagactcgtaatctagccgatagttagaacCACATAACTCTATAATTCTTGCAATAACTATATAGGTTCTGTGTTATTATAATCCAATTGTGGAATAAAGCTGTTATTGTTATTGTAAGCATTGCAAAAACCTGTGAGACCGTCTCTCATTTCCTAAATGATATGATACACAAGCTGTATTGCTTACATCCTGAAAGTACcacaaaacaatatttaaaaagaaaaatatttgcaatatacatgtattggcaaaaatgcttctagtaaacgttatcactgttttagtgtttgcacgtgcatgtgaagcatagctagatattctcagtgcgccagcattttatatactgcagctgctcagagagccagtggggcttgtatcacctcagcaattaacaaattgactcattaccagatggtacaagcattttaagctctctgagcaagttctggtgcacggtgcatatttaaatacacttttgaaacagctatagcttttataagaatatgttttgctaatacatttatattacaaaaatgcttctattcaaaactgaaatgcatccatgttgattccaatttttgctggaatgtccctttaagttatttttttatttcttcacataacttttcattagttatttttatctcttaaaacttttttttaatttgttgtgtCATAAACCATAAACCAAGGGACATTTtcacacaaatacatttttataattatttatcagtgAATGTTAGAAAATCTATTCTATTCTGATTTCTTAAGAAAACAATTTAACGTATCCTTGTTTTTCCCATATAGACAACATTCCAGAGTGGATCACTAAACTAATTAATTGAGCCTGCTGAACTAAAGGGTGCCGAGAATAGCCAGTCATTTGATGTATCCCAGTAATCATTGCAAGGCGACAGTGAGACAGCAGAAAGTAATGAGTGACCCTGTGTATAGCAATTCACTTACTGCTAATACAAACCCCATAATGATACAAACAGGAGAGAAATTGTTTACTTCTACTGAGTGTGAAAagacttttgcattaaaaaaagatCTTCATGAAAGGACTCACTCAGGAGAGAAACCTTATacctgtacagagtgtgggaaaggaTTTGCCTGTAAAAGTAATTTGCAATGTCATGAAAGGACTCACTCAGGAGAGAAACCTTATacctgtacagagtgtgggaaaggttttacctttaaaaatagttTGCAATATCATGAAAAgactcacacaggagagaaaccttttacctgtacagagtgtgggaaaggtTTTACCTATAAAAATAGTTTGCAAAATCATGAAAGgactcacacaggagagaaaccttATAGGTGTACGGAATGTGGGAAAGGATTTGCAAAACAAAGTCATTTGCTATATCATCTAAGgactcacacaggagagaaaccttatacctgtacagagtgtgggaaaggaTTTGCCTGTAAACACACTTTGCAATATCATGAAAGgactcacacaggagagaaaccatataggtgtacagagtgtgggaaaggaTTTGCCTATAAAAAAACTTTACAACATCATGAAAGGACTCACACTGGAGAAAAACCTCATACATGTACATATTGTGGGAAAGGCTTTGCACAACAAGGTCATTTGCTAAATCAtctaaggattcacacaggagcgAAACCTTTTacctgtacagagtgtgggaaaggaTTTAAACAACAAGTTCATTTGCTAAATCAtctaaggattcacacaggagagaaaccttatacgtgtacagagtgtgggaaaggaTTTACATATCAATGTCATTTGCAGTATCATCAAAGgactcacacaggagagaaaccttatacctgtacagagtgtgggaaatgttttacctttaaaaatacttTGCAACATCATAAAAGGACTCACACAAGAGAGAAACCTTTTacctgtacagagtgtgggaaaggaTTTGCCTACAAAAAAACTTTGAAACAACATGAAAGGACTCACACAGGAGTGTGGGAAAGGACTTGCATACCAAAGTAGTTTGCAATACATTGAAGGGGCTCCTACAGCAGAGAAACATTATACGTGTACAGAGTTTGGGAAAGGTTCTACACAAAAGAGACCTCTTCAAACTCATACAatgattcacttaaagggatagataatagaagtaaattggaatgttgtttacaattgtattctctacctgaatcataatagaaaaagtttgtgtttagtgtccctttaagaaaaatcttacaaatgtaaaaaaagaaaaaattcaagtgatcatagaaaaaaaataaaatggcttTAGTCACATGGCATAACTATGCGTTTAAATACATAGTGCATGTTATTTTAGCAGACAGCTAGAAATGCAATTTAaagtcatattatatatatatatatatatatatatatatatattaaacattataGCACTGATTACAAGAGGAGCTTTACTAATAGCGCAGGGTGCTCTATCAGTATCAAGGAATTGCACAAAGATTAGCGGGCAATCTGGTATTATAAATCCAgggtaaaacagaataaccagtgttacaaactgctatgtgtaactggccctttaaatggaaaattgccctgcttccctggattttggagaagcctatttgccagcctccttccacatgactatggcccctggaagattgtgcccctgaggacatattgacttttgttgggtgtgtgtggccctttaagaaccatctggggacatattgtgactttgatgaacaatgcccctttaagactatgtccccagacctgtgaaatgacttgtccctggctttctcccacttggttcagtttcattgtgtgccattaagagttaaattttgttcagcttcaagaaacctattctaaatacaagtctgctgggattagctctaattaggtttagtgatcaactttcccattgtctaatcagactagtattgataaggtggactgcattgttttattgtgtgtaatgttatctgctgaagtaaatgttgtgacctgtcaaagggagtgtctctctatctaatatcaaatgtgtgatgggggattttatgcctccccctgagagtgtcctgtttgcatgtaacctcaataaaaagcaggctgtgtgctccagcacatgagacctatgttgaccctctaacttgaagctttgactcatgtttgtaggggacagcttataatcactacagggattgctatgtttttcatactcccttagctacagggattgctacagaaggaagaggttcacctactggagcctggtcgtaggtccagggcgcagagcagacggcgagataccagcccagcagcggtggttcatagagtctgcattacttatggtggctacgcagcagttatagtgtccacggtgctgctgctcctttggtgagcgctaggagcatccttttctacggtccaacttccagccagcctggaggcaaccgtaacatttggcggcagcggtgggattggcgtcctagtgcaaggagcagcaccacaacagcactggtatcgtaggaaagttattgagggcaacgctagccaccgcgcagcgtccctacctacagcagcatggagctgacaagacactattcagaaccctgtgaagagcacctcaacctgatccgtcgctatgagggcgcggatttcgttccagaggtaaagaggcggctagtccgatatggtccagaccctgcacaggaggtagtcagtcgcatcatccgggaattggatacggagaacaaagcggcacgagcctttgagcgccaactgtggagtttgagggtctggacacctggtctccagcgagaaagtgagtcacagggagcggagagcaacgacctcccttcccagcggcagccagagttacagggagaggagagcagcgacctccctccccagcggcagtataccgtgcagagggaagagacaaccagtccccttccccagccagagataccagaggcagcaggcctcatagactggtcctgggaggacccccagcaggcaggtggagatgggaccgcagtctctctaccggccctacagggatgctgggcaggcggcccagatccccagcgacagacccagctacagggaggggagagcatcgacctccctccccagccggagtgtgccttccagggagaggagacaaccgttctctctccccagccgcagcatgttccacaggaaccggagagcatcgacctcccttcccaacggccaccggagtatcaggaggaggaggtaagccaatctccccctccccagctaactcctaacttgggcccagggttaacagtggagatgttaacccccactgacccccacgttctctttgccaccgggcaggactatgccccaattcccacagcagaagagctggcatcaggacagagcgctgctggcctctgccctacagacccccttgttacaggactggcctgcaagcccctcaccccagcagaagcgctggcaccagggcagagtgccgctggcctctgccccccaagtaccattagctatttgcccagctgcgccaggaaggcagaggatgctaccctttcatcctataacctggaacctacaggccagtactacttattgtgggggggctactgtgctgctaacgattatttgtgggtgggttgcgagactaacttaggcactgaccgacagaaggtcaggtgcctggttagtctctctccaaaaggggagatatgttacaaactgctatgtgtaactggccctttaaatggaaaattgccctgcttccctggattttggagaagcctatttgccagcctccttccacatgactatggcccctggaagattgtgcccctgaggacatattgacttttgttgggtgtgtgtggccctttaagaaccatctggggacatattgtgactttgatgaacaatgcccctttaagactatgtccccagacctgtgaaatgacttgtccctggctttctcccacttggttcagtttcattgtgtgccattaagagttaaattttgttcagcttcaagaaacctattctaaatacaagtctgctgggattagctctaattaggtttagtgatcaactttcccattgtctaatcagactagtattgataaggtggactgcattgttttattgtgtgtaatgttatctgctgaagtaaatgttgtggcctgtcaaagggagtgtctctctatctaatatcaaatgtgtgatgggggattttatgcctccccttgagagtgtcctgtttgcatgtaacctcaataaaaagcaggctgtgtgctccagcacatgagacctatgttgaccctctaacttgaagctttgactcatgtttgtaggggacagcttataatcactacagggattgctatgtttttcatactcccttagctacagggattgctacagaaggaagaggttcacctactggagcctggtcgtaggtccatggcgcagagcagacggcgagataccagcccagcagcggtggttcatagagtctgcattacttatggtggctacgcagcagttatagtgtccacggtgctgctgctcctttggtgagcgctaggagcatccttttctacggtcgaacttccagccagcctggaggcaaccgtaacaaccaGTTATTGTTTAGTGCAGCCAGCATCTCTTTAGAACACCCAATGCTTTCAATGAATAGGGTGGCATAGCGCAATACATAACAAAGCTTAAAATGTTAGTGCTAGAATAAAATTATAACAAACATAGTAAAATAAagtattgtatacacacacacaaaaagatatatagacggtaatggccaaaaatattggcacccctgcatttttgcagaaaaactttgcCCAGAAATAatccaccactttgcccagaaaattgttgcaattacaaatgtttaggcattctcatgtttatttattttgtttgtattgttttgacacaaaaaaaacaaatctgacacattacaCACTCCTGTAatatgtaattaaactcacctgtgtcaattaacaggtgctgacaataaagaaatcacactggcaaccagttaaaatggtgaaacattaactcaacctttctgttgtgcgtctgtgtgccacactgagcatggagaagagaaagagcagcaaagaattgtctgatgatttgagaacaaaaattgtggaaaagcattgacaatctcaaggttacaagtctatcgcccacacagaaatggtttaagaaAAAGCACTGGAAAGTACCGAACCggtcagcaatgagtccagatctcaattccatggagcacctgtggagagatctcaaaacagcagttgggctaaggaacccttccaatctgagagacctggagcagttggcaaaagaagaatggtccaaaattccagtagagaggtgtaaaactcattgatggttacaggaagtgattgatttcagttattttttccatggggtgtgctaccaaatattcaattaagggtgccaataattgagTCCAgtcaattttttagtttttttgtggaatgtgtcagatttgccttttttttctctactttttgtgtcataccaatacaaacaaaaaaaataagagaatgcctaaacatttgtaattgcaacaattttctgggtgaagtggttcaTTATCTGATAGaaatacaggggtgccaatatttttagccatgactgtgtgtttgtgtgtggagagagagagagagagagagagagagagagagagagatacactagATGGACTAATCCAGCACAAACTAATTAAGGAACACAAATACAATTATTATACTGTTGTACAGAAATTCACGAGGAGCCCCAAAATTCTCAGCAAAAAGGATAACATTTTATTATAGCATATATTTGATAAACATAAAAATTAATTAACATATATATGAAAGATAAAGAGTGAAATAAACCAATAGTTAGATATATATCAACTTACAATGATAGATGGCAGGACATTAGAGTCATACTTAGAAAACATTGGGAGCTCCTTACTTTAGATTCAGATCTAAAAGAAATTGTGGGTGAATATGCATCACTCACAGTAAAAAGAGCACCTTCACTTAAAGATAAACTGGTCAATAGTCACTTTGTAAATGTCAGCTCTAATGTAAGCTGGCTAGCTAAAAAGAAGAAGGAAAATTGATCttttatatgtaataaatgcaTTATTTGTAAATGTATGCTAAAAGAAAACTGAATTACTAATCTGGAAGGCAAACATTTTAAGGTAAAGGGACATATAACCTGTAAAAGCAGTGGTGTAATATACCTAGTGACCGGTACATGTCTTAAATTTTACATAGGGAAAACCTATAGAGAACTTCATGAGAGAATAAAAGAACATAGGAGGGATATTTTACATGAAAAAATTGAAACTAGTGGAGTTGCTAGACGTTTTTTGGAACACCACAATAGTCAAGATACAGACTTAAGGTTGATGGGACTAGAATTAATTGATTTAAAGGATAGAGGTGGTGATATAGATAATCTGCTTTTAAAagcagaatgtaaatggatttataaCCTAAACTCTTTAAAACCAAGTGGTCTTAATGAGGAAATCAATTATGCACCATTTCTTATTTAATGTCTTTATTATATTAATGTCCAAGAAACTTTTAGCATG
This region includes:
- the LOC128659706 gene encoding gastrula zinc finger protein XlCGF8.2DB-like, translated to MYPSNHCKATVRQQKVMSDPVYSNSLTANTNPIMIQTGEKLFTSTECEKTFALKKDLHERTHSGEKPYTCTECGKGFACKSNLQCHERTHSGEKPYTCTECGKGFTFKNSLQYHEKTHTGEKPFTCTECGKGFTYKNSLQNHERTHTGEKPYRCTECGKGFAKQSHLLYHLRTHTGEKPYTCTECGKGFACKHTLQYHERTHTGEKPYRCTECGKGFAYKKTLQHHERTHTGEKPHTCTYCGKGFAQQGHLLNHLRIHTGAKPFTCTECGKGFKQQVHLLNHLRIHTGEKPYTCTECGKGFTYQCHLQYHQRTHTGEKPYTCTECGKCFTFKNTLQHHKRTHTREKPFTCTECGKGFAYKKTLKQHERTHTGVWERTCIPK